CCAGTGAGGAGGGAACGGCAGGAGGCACGATGTCCCCAGGGGTGGTCTCAGGAGGGATTCACGGGCCGCTTGGGGGGCCGAATCCGGTCGCTGATCCAGTCCACGTAACGGGTCACGCGGGTGTAGACGCCGGGCTTGTTGAACTGCCCGCAGCCGTCTCCCCAGCTGATGATGCCGTACAGGTAGGCCACGCCGTTCTTCTCGCAGGCCAGGGGCCCGCCTGAGTCCCCCTGCGCAGAGCGGCCGGTCAGAGCCTGGGGCCCGGCTCAGGAGGCTCACGGCTCAGCTCCTCGACACCCATGAAACAGTCCACAACCCCCTCACCCCAGGCTCCCTCGCCCCAACCCGGAACATGCCTCCAGAGGGGTCAACCCTCGAGGTGGGCTTACCGAGAGCTTGGGCACAGATGACATGGGTATTCCAAGTAAGGGGGctgccccccttcccccaaccGCATAGGCAGGGCACCCTCCCAGTAGTGGGCTGCTGCGGCCCCCTCTCGCCTCCACAACCAGCAGAGCCCTCCTCCATCTGGGTCCCCCCTCCGCCCACCATGTGCACCAGGCGGCCCCGCGCTCCAGCAGACCTGGCAAACCCCTATTCACCCCCTGGGACAAGTGCCAGCGCCCCTTCCTCCATGAAGCCACCCCTGACTTCCCCCAGGGCGCTTGCTGTACCACGTGGTTGAGTGCCGAGCCCCCCCCCCTTTGCCACCTGTGAGTTGTGTGACCTGGGAAGAGTGAGcagacctctctgggcctcagtctccccacctaTAAAAGTGGGGAGTAAAGCAGCTTCTCTGACTCAGCACTGATGTGCAGACCCGAGGAGCCCTTGAGAAACGGGACACTGGGATCGGCCGATCGCTCGAGCCCATTTGGGAGGACTCTGGGTGAAAAGGGGTTTGGCCTTCGACGTCACGTGGCCAGCCCTGCCCTTGGCTGGACAGCTGGCCCGAGCCTGGGCTTTGGGAGCCGGCCTCTCCCGGGCCTCAATCCCCGCCCCCTGTGAGCAGGGACCCCACTCCTGGCCCCCGGGCCTCCAGCAATAGTGAGCGCCCATCTGGGGGTGCTCCCGGGGCGGCCGTCCCGGCTCACCTGGCAGGCGTCAGACCTGCAGTCGAAGTAGCCGGCGCAGAGCATGTTGGGGCTGACGTCGGCCCCGTACACCTCCGGGCTGCTGCACTTGTGGTCGGCGACCAGGGGGACCAGGGCCTCCCGCAGCAAGCTGGAGTAGCCACTCACATCTGACGGCCGACAGGGGGCACTCAGCCTGGGCGAGGCTTGCGGGGCTGGGCCGCTGCTCCCGGGTGGCACGACGCTGGCCCCTCGCGCCCACCCCACTCACTCTCATCCTGGTGGCCCCAGCCCGCTATCTGGCACTTGTGCCCAGCCGGGAAGGTGCTGCCGGGCTCAGGCAGGCAGATGGGCTGGACGAACTGGGAGCGGACAGCACAGCGCTCCCCCTTCTTCTCCAGCCGGATCAGAACTGGACGGGAGAGAGGCAGGGGGTCAGCCTGCAGCATGGGGGCCCACGATGGGCCGAAGGTGGCTGCTGGGTCACACGGGGTCCAGCCCCACCGGGCAGAGGGGCTGCGGCCTGGGAGGCCCAGGAGGCGACAGGAGGGCCAGCAAGGCTGGCCAGCCAGGGTTTCCTCCAGCCGCGCCGAGGCCACTCGGCCACACCAGCTGCTCTCGctgccctccccccgcccttccccgctctgtctctccttcccctccccctccctcccacccatcccctGAGTGTCTGAGGACCCTCCCCTGCCTGGCACCCACTTCCAGCCTCTCCTGGCTCTGGCCCTGGGTGTGCACAGAGCACACAGCACCGGTCCCGAGCCTCACCGAGGTCATGGTCACTGGGGTTGAACACCGAGTACAAGGGGTACGGGATGTACTTCTCTATGCCGAACGTCTGCGTCACGGCCGTCGTGCGGTTGAAGAAGTGTTGGCCGAGCACCACAGAGACACTTTCCCTGGGGGGGCTGTGCAGTGGGAGCTGGTGGCAGCATGACTCTCGGGCCCCTGAGGTCAGCTCGCCCCCTACCCACGGGGACAGAGCATCCGGTAGACGATCCCAGGAGGGTGACGCTGTGCAgggcccccgcccccaccaggccctgggagagacctgagcaggggctggggtgtgggcCGTAGTGCAGTAGGGAGTGGGGAGCTAGGGCCACAGCCCCCGTCCTGGCAGCACCGCCTCTGAGGCAGCGGCATGAATGACCCTGGGGTGCCTTGTGCAGGTCTAGGTGGGGTCTGCGCTGACATGCACCCACGTTGCTGCGGATCCCAGCTCTGGGCACCGGTTCTGCCCCACGCCCCTGCTACAGGGGCAGGCCTCCTGTGAAGTCACCCGTGGGCCCAGGAGCCTGAGTACTCCCCTCACCCCCCGCACCTGCGCACGAATGCCCTGTCCCACCCACCTCCTCCAGCCCTGCTTGGCCCAGGCCAGGGACCAGGGTGCTGGGGTCCAGCCCACAGGGGACGGGCCCCTCCATCCAGCttggccctccccagcccctccctggacGTGAGCAGAGGATGCCTGCTCCCCTTCTCCAGCCTCTTAaccacccccatcccatccatACTGGGGAGGCCTCAGGGGTCCTGTTTCACAGGTCGCACAGCGGTCAGCACAGGGCAGGACGTAtgcccactgccccccacccctacgCTGTAGTCCCTGGGGTGACTGATGGGGACTCACCGTCGGACTCTCACGCTGCCAAGCCCCCAGCCCCCGCTCACGTCCCACTCCCTGGGATGCCACTGTCAGGCCCGTTCCCTCCCACTGAACCCTCCCTCAGAGAGAGCCCCCCACTCCCCACGGCAGAGCCTTGTTCTCGTCACAGCCGTGAGGAGCGGGTGACGGGTTGGCCTTTCTTGCCCTGAGCTCGCTGTCCCCCACCCTGGGGTGTGGTAGTGGGCCTCGCACCCCTGACCCTTCCCCCAGCCGCCAGCCCCAGCCGGCCCTCCGCTCCGGTAGCCCGCCGAGTGGGCGGGGCCTCGGGCTCCCTGCGCCCCACGGTGCCACCAGCTCGGTCTGGGCCGGGGGAGCGAGGCCGGAAGGGGCGGGCCCTGCGAGGCACGGGCCGCACCCACCACCCTGCCGCGCACGCGctggccgccccgccccgcccctccctgagCGGGGAGACCTGGAGCTCCCGGGGCCAGGACCAGGGCTGCGCGGCCACACGGgcagggacagggacagggacagCACCCCGGGGCAGGAATGGGGCGGGTCTCGGCAGTCTCCATGCCCAGCACTGGGCTGAGCGCTGAGTCCCACCTCAGTCAGAGGGGCAACGGGGAACGGAGGGACCAAAGGACGGGGTTTACACGGGTAGGTGGCGGAACGTGGGGACACATGGGTGATGGTTAGGACAGGCGGGTGGGTGCGTAGATGGGTAGCGGGTAGAGAGTGGATGATGGGTGTATGGCCGGGTGGGGGAGCGGAGGCCTAGATAGCGGTGGGTGGAGAGGTGGATGGCTTGAGGGATGGCGCAGGGGTCGTGGACACTGGGGCCAGAACCGCTCACCTGTTGGAGAAGCAGTGGGCGGCAGACACCACCCAGCAGGTATGGACAAGGCTCCCGGCACAGAAGCTGTTCCCGATGTAGATGGCGGCCAGCCAGGGGTGGGAGCCGGGCAGCGAGGACGAGCCACCGATGATGCGTGGCCGTAGGAAGCTCCTCTTCTTGTGCCTCTTGCCACAGGTCTGGCGTCCGGCTGGTCCAGCTGCCGCGGGCCCAGGCAGGCTCAGCAGGGCCTcggtgggcgggggctggatTCTGGCAAGGGATCCTGGGAACACAGGTTACCCGCTCACACACCCCGGGTCCCTTCTGTACACCCCAGGCCAGAGAGGGTACTGGCTGCGTCCACCATCCTCAGGTCCCCCGTGGTTCACCTGCCTCCTGACCCAGCCTAGGCAGTTCGTCTGAAAGAGggtccccagctctgcccctgtgGGCACACGActtactctgagcctcagtttcctcatctgcaggatGGTGAGAACCGCACCCAGTCACAAGGCTTTGTGGGAACCAGGGTGGCCTGGCACACCTGGCAGGTATTCGTGTCCTTCCCAGCAGCCTGGGACCCCAGAGCCAACTCGGGATGGTAGAGAGGCCTGGAGCACGGGGCCAGGGGGCGGGCTGGCCTCATGGAGCAGCCCACTGCCAGGGTCTGACTCCAGGGTACTCACATTATCCACGTGCACCCACACTTCCCTGTCTCTGGGGACCGTCCTGGCACAGTGCAGCCCGGCTGGACCACCCAGAGGACCCGGTGACCAGCTCGCCTGCTCTGACCTCTGGTGTCAACCCACTGCGTGGCCTTGGACCAGCCCTGCTCtggtgagcctcagtttccccatctctccgATGGGGCCGTGGTCCTCCGGAGGGAGGAGGCCTGGCATGCGGGTGGAGTGGGTTGGGCCACGGCGAAACCACGGTGATCTCAGCGGGGGCGGGGCCAGTGCTGCCCCCACCCTGCTGCTTCCCACCCAGCCACTAGCTGCGCGCACCGCAGGCTGCCAGGCGGCAGTACTCCCAGGAGAGCGCGCTGTCCTTCACCACGTAGCACCAGGGCTTCTCGTCCTTGTCCGGGTTCCTGGGGTGCAGGGAGAAGCAGGTGGGCAGGGGAGTCAGTCACGGCTCCTCAGTGACGGATGGGAGGAGAGAGCTGGGGACCCCTAGCTGGGTGCGGCTCCTGGCACTCTGCCCACCCGCACCCCACAGCCTTTGGCCCCTTCTGCAGGTGGTTCCGATCCCTGGCCCTGGGCTCCTCTCGCCACAAAGCCTCCCAAGCCGAGGGGTCAGGACCTAGGGACAGGCCCCGCCCGCCCGGTGCTGACCGGCAGTAGGCGTGGGGCCCCAGGCCGAGGAGGGCCGCGGCGCCCACAGAGTCCACGTGCAGCTCCTGGTAGAGCAGGTCGGAGTTCCAGGCCAGGCAGCTGAGGCCCGAGGCCGCCGTGCTGGCCACGCCTCGGTACTCGGTGCCACTCCCCACAAAGCAGGACTGGGCCGGCACTGCGGGCGGCACGGTGCGTGGTGAGCCTGGGCCCCAGGACGCGGGGCCACGCAGCTCTGAAGTCGAGCGACTCACCAATGTTGCAGAGCCGCCCGGCGTGGTCTGGGGGGCAGGCGCATACAGTGGTCCCGGTGGCCACGATCAGGTGACAGGTGCCCCCATtcaagcaggggctgctcagaCAAGCTGGGGGGAGGGCTCAGAAGCTGGGCCtcgaggggcaggggcagggcctggtTCCCACCCAGTGCCCGTCTCTGGGTGGCCCTGGACGAGCCCCTTCCCTGGGTGGGAGGCCCAGCGATACGGCCCGCCCCCCCGTACCTGTGTGGCGGGTGCCCTGGCACCGGACCTGGCCCCCCGCACACTCGCACTGTTCCACTTGGCCCCGGTGCACGCGGGCCCAGCGATCGCCCACCTCCAGGTACTCGTAGCGGCTCTCGTCAAAGCATTTCCCTGGGGGCAGCACAGTGAGCCGCTGCTCCCCGCGCGTGCGCCTGGCGGCCCCCTGCCCTGCAGCCCCCACCCTGCTCACCCGTGCCGCAGTCCTTGCCAGTGAAGGCCACGGGGCAGGTGCAGTGGTACGACTCGGGGTCCTGGGTGCTGGAGCATGAGCCCCCGTTGAGGCAGGGGCCAGAGGCACATGGGTCCAGGGCAGCTGGGCACACGCAGCAGGGAGGGGTGTGTCTGAGAGCCCGGCCGGGCCTCGTGACTCCCTCCCCACGCCGTGACTCTCGCCACCTTAAAGATGCCCCTCCTGAGTTCCGTGGTGTGTACATGCCCTGGGAGTGAGCGCAGGCCTTCCCCCTCCTCACCACATCCTCTGCCCAGCTCTCAGACCCTGGGCAAGTGGGACTCTGGCTCTGCATCCAGCACCCTGAAAGCCCGACCCCCATCAGGCAGCGCAGTCCTTTTCCGTGTGCCCTGGGACCCTTGTAAGCGGGGCTGCCAGCACCACACCCTGCGGACCCCTTGGGCCCCCCTCCACGTCCAGGGCTGTTCCTGTGCAGCCGCAGGGCCCAGCCTGACCACCAGGGGGCGCTATGACCCCCGGCAATGGCCAAAGCAGTTATGTGGCCCCCCGAGAGGGCAGGACCTGCGGGGCAGGGtgttccccactccccactcctgCAGGCCCCGAGGCCTGCAGTGGGATGAACCCCAAAGCCCCCTCCTGCACACCAGGCAGGACCCCAGCCCCAGGTCAGCTCTGACGCCCCTCAAGCTCACCGCCGCCACCGGCCCAGCCCCCTCCTAGCTTGCGCTCGGGCCCAGACCCCCGGCACCCACCTGGGCCCTCCCGGGGGGtggaagcctgcacacagtagcCCCAGGCCCTGTCCCGGTCATAGTTGTGAGTCGTGGCACACCTGGGGGTGACGCATGCGGTGACGTGGGGGTCCCAGGCCAGAGACCCGCCCACCGTAACCCCAACTCACGCAGGGACCCACGCTGACCACTCTGGGGCTTTCTCCCATGcactccctcattcattcattcactacatctgctgtgtgccaggctcagTGTGGAGTACGGAGGGCAGGGAGCGGAAGCGTCTCCAGGGCGGGCACGGGGCACAGGGACTGGGACCCACCACTTCCTGTGGGCGCTTCCCTCTGTAGTGCAGGAGTGGACCATGCGGCCGCCGTAGCGGAAGGGGAACCTGCAGGGCTGCCCGGCCTCGGTGAGCACTGCTGGAGGAGACGCGGGGGTCAAGGGCTCCGCGCTGgtcacctcccacccccatcacaTACCCCACTCCCTAAGTGCTGCTGTGTTCCTCCAGACCCCCCATCTAGGTGTAGCCTGccacctccaagaagccttcctgaCCCACCTGTGCCCCCAGGGCTGCTATTGGAGGGGGCTGCCCTGGGCAGGTGGGTAAGCCCTCCTCCATGGGGTCCCTCTGCCCTGGGTGCTGTCGCTGTGGCTGGGGTCCTGGGGGTCACCGAGGTTACGGGGATCGCGGGGGTCCTGGGGGTCACCGAGGTCACGGGGATCGCGGGAGTCCCAGGGGTCACTGTGGCGTTACATTCTGGGGGTTCCGTTGGGTTCTAGGAAGAGCCGAGAGGCCTGTGATGGGGTCGGTGTGGGATGGACCCCGCTCACACTCAGGCCCTGACTCAGTTTCCATATTGGGGCCCTGAGGTCTTGGCGTAGGGACCAGGGGACACTGGCTCTCCCACGGCCTCAGCTggaccctgtcccctcccctcccaccgaGTCCAAGGAGTCAGGCTGAGCTGGCTCAGGGTCTGCCGGGCTGGCACCACTGCCCTCCAGGCTCGAACCCTGGGGGTCTGTTCTGGGGGACGGACGAGAGCAGCTGCGAGGCCTTCAgcggcccccccccccgcccccacctcaaACACGTGGACccagcagaggcccagagaggcgaaCAGTCTCCATGCCCCTGGGTGGGGGCCAGCAGGTTGGATCCCCAGGCCCCCCGTCCCCCAGGCCAGCCCAGCACGCCCACCTCACCCCCGGAAGGCTGGCCGTCGCCATGCTGGGCCCTTCACCCACCCCACACCCTGCCCTGGCCTCAGCCCCAGGACCCAGAGTGGGCACGGAGAGCCCATGATCACAGTGCAGTGGGGTCAGTGCTCACCCTGCCAGCCTGGGGCTGAGCCCCTCGaggcaccagcagcagcagcagcaggagcagggaCAGCCcaagtggggggcaggggctggggacccAGGCCCAGCGCCCCATGGCTCCTCCTGGGCTGGCGTGAGGAGCAGCAGGAGGCGGGAGCAGAgtggccagggcaggtgggggtcAGGGCCGCCTGGAAATGATTAACCCTGGCTGCCTCCCGTGCCAGGCCCACACGTTCCCCATGTCTGCTGCCCAACTCACCCTGCCTGAGCCAGCCGGCCCCTCTGGCCTCAGCCATGCTGGTCCTGGACCTGACAATGTCCTCGAGTCTCAGCTAcgacacctcctccaggaagtcttccaggATGACACGGCAGGAAGGGGCCTGGACCCCCACAGCCCCAGCTTCCGGTCCCTACCTGGCCACAGGGTTGGCCACTGTCTATTTGTGAGCTATACTAACCAGAGCACCTACCCATGCTGAGCCCTTTTGAGGGCCCAGGCCTGGAGCATGGGATGTGGCCCCTGGCCAGCAAGAGGCCAGGCACAGAGAGGAGGGTGTGTGCACCACTGCACACAATGCCCCCTGGGACAGGGACCTCTGCCACCCTCTCTACAGCACTTCTGCCTGTGGCTCCCAGGAcgagcctggggtggggcctccggggggagggggagtggagcGGAGGAGGTGGGCAATACCAGAGCCCCTTCCTGCTGTCCTAGCTCCCCGCCCCCACTGCTCCTGGACCCGCTGGGGCACCCCCTCAGGAAGCCCTCTCGCCCCTGGGCTTCCCCTCGTAGCCGGGACCACCTGTGCCATCCCGCCTCTGTCCTGGGCTGCCCTCCTTCCCATCCCAAGCCCCGGCCAGGCACCAGGGCCACAGAGACCTGGCTTGGAGTCCTGCCCAGGTCTGTGAACGGACGCTGGGGTGTCGCCCCCCAGACACGGCCACAGTTGCCGCCCCAGCTGGCCCCTGGCTCGTGACTGCAGCTGCAGGCAGAGCTGCCGCGGGAACCTCTTCTGCAATTTGAGGGGCCGCGGAggcggcgggggtggtggtggcgggTGGCCCGGTCCCCATGAGTCAGCTCAGCTGCCTGCATGGGGCGGAGAGAAGGGCTGGCCTGGGGATGGGCCTGGCGCTGCAGCTGTCTCACTGTGCACCCCCAAATCGCACTCGCTCTGGGCCCCCGTTTTCCCCTCTGTGCAGACGGAGCGAGAGCAGAAACCGAGTGGGTACCCAGCTTGGCACGCGGTGGGTGCCGGGCCCTCTCTTCCACGCGGGCACCCCCAGCTCAGAGCACAGCTCCCTGGGAGGACCCAGAGCAGCCCAGCGGCCAGGGCGCGCTCAGGCCTAGGGCCCTTCTGACAAACCTGACATGCATCTcggaggagggaggggtgccAGGGGCCCCTCAGCTGCTCAGCGCCGGGGTTCCGCCGAGGCACCTGGGCTGATGGTGCCGTCTCTATCTGCCCTGCCCACCCAGCGTCACACGGCAGTCCTGCCCACTGGCCTGGCCTGCTACCCCGTCCCCTCCCGGCTCGCTCAAGCCTCAGGACCCCTGCACAGGCTGACACTCTTTCCCAGGCCTTCTGGGCAGGGCAGTCAGGCTTCCCCTAAGGTGGTCCCTCCAGAGACAGGCCCTGCCAGACCACCTCCCTAAATGAGGCCAAGGGCGAGGGATTGGGTCAGAGTGGCCTGAAGGGTCCCCAGGCCAAGCTCTGCCCCCACCGGCGGCCACCCCAAGAGGAGACCCTGCACCGAGCTGCACGAGGCGCTGTGACGTGGACAAGACCAGGGCCCTGGACGGGGCAGGACCACGTCCCACTGCCCACAGGCTAAGCCTCGTGCCCCGCGAGGCCAGCCTTATTTCCCTGCTCACCTCCGACCTCACCCCCGAGAGCCGGttctccccagccccctgccgATACACGCACAGGGCCACGGGAACAacggctccctgagggcagggtccAGGCCCCAGGACCAGGCACGAGGCCGACGATCTGGTCCTCAAAGACGCTTTATTGCGGGAAGGCTGGACGCCGAGAGGGAGCTGGGGCGGGGGCCAGGGAGCCCTGAGCCAACGCTGGCGAGTGTCCGGTGCCAGGACCCTCCCCGCCCTCTGCTGGTTCGGCCCCCAGGGGTGGCTGAGGAGGCCCGTCCGAGGCCCTCGAGATAGGCTCAGAGGCTCCCTCGGGATCTCTGCTCTCCACGTGTGTGTCCAGGCAGGCGGCTGGGACGCCGGGACGGGAGGGAGGGCCGGCCAGCTGGGTCGGGTGCGCGGGCGGCAGCCTCAGACGAAGGTGGCGTGGTGTGGGCCGGCCTTGGGCTTGGCAGGTCCCCCCAGGACGGGGCTCAGGCCGGGGCGGTCTGATGTCAGCGTCCCGCCGGCCCGTGACCTCCGGGGGCCCGTCCACACCCCCGGGATGCTGCTGCCCGGCCCAGGCGCTGAGCCAGCCACACGGTCCACGTCGACGATCGTGCTGACTGGGAGGCC
This DNA window, taken from Delphinus delphis chromosome 5, mDelDel1.2, whole genome shotgun sequence, encodes the following:
- the HGFAC gene encoding hepatocyte growth factor activator isoform X2 encodes the protein MGRWAWVPSPCPPLGLSLLLLLLLLVPRGAQPQAGRNPTEPPECNATVTPGTPAIPVTSVTPRTPAIPVTSVTPRTPATATAPRAEGPHGGGLTHLPRAAPSNSSPGGTVLTEAGQPCRFPFRYGGRMVHSCTTEGSAHRKWCATTHNYDRDRAWGYCVQASTPREGPAALDPCASGPCLNGGSCSSTQDPESYHCTCPVAFTGKDCGTGKCFDESRYEYLEVGDRWARVHRGQVEQCECAGGQVRCQGTRHTACLSSPCLNGGTCHLIVATGTTVCACPPDHAGRLCNIVPAQSCFVGSGTEYRGVASTAASGLSCLAWNSDLLYQELHVDSVGAAALLGLGPHAYCRNPDKDEKPWCYVVKDSALSWEYCRLAACGSLARIQPPPTEALLSLPGPAAAGPAGRQTCGKRHKKRSFLRPRIIGGSSSLPGSHPWLAAIYIGNSFCAGSLVHTCWVVSAAHCFSNSPPRESVSVVLGQHFFNRTTAVTQTFGIEKYIPYPLYSVFNPSDHDLVLIRLEKKGERCAVRSQFVQPICLPEPGSTFPAGHKCQIAGWGHQDENVSGYSSLLREALVPLVADHKCSSPEVYGADVSPNMLCAGYFDCRSDACQGDSGGPLACEKNGVAYLYGIISWGDGCGQFNKPGVYTRVTRYVDWISDRIRPPKRPVNPS
- the HGFAC gene encoding hepatocyte growth factor activator isoform X1, with protein sequence MGRWAWVPSPCPPLGLSLLLLLLLLVPRGAQPQAGRNPTEPPECNATVTPGTPAIPVTSVTPRTPAIPVTSVTPRTPATATAPRAEGPHGGGLTHLPRAAPSNSSPGGTAVLTEAGQPCRFPFRYGGRMVHSCTTEGSAHRKWCATTHNYDRDRAWGYCVQASTPREGPAALDPCASGPCLNGGSCSSTQDPESYHCTCPVAFTGKDCGTGKCFDESRYEYLEVGDRWARVHRGQVEQCECAGGQVRCQGTRHTACLSSPCLNGGTCHLIVATGTTVCACPPDHAGRLCNIVPAQSCFVGSGTEYRGVASTAASGLSCLAWNSDLLYQELHVDSVGAAALLGLGPHAYCRNPDKDEKPWCYVVKDSALSWEYCRLAACGSLARIQPPPTEALLSLPGPAAAGPAGRQTCGKRHKKRSFLRPRIIGGSSSLPGSHPWLAAIYIGNSFCAGSLVHTCWVVSAAHCFSNSPPRESVSVVLGQHFFNRTTAVTQTFGIEKYIPYPLYSVFNPSDHDLVLIRLEKKGERCAVRSQFVQPICLPEPGSTFPAGHKCQIAGWGHQDENVSGYSSLLREALVPLVADHKCSSPEVYGADVSPNMLCAGYFDCRSDACQGDSGGPLACEKNGVAYLYGIISWGDGCGQFNKPGVYTRVTRYVDWISDRIRPPKRPVNPS